TTCAACCATTTACTTCTAGCTCCAAAAGATTGTTATCCACTGATTGCCCAAAAAAGCAAACACAAAACATGGAGGTTTCATGCAAGACATAAGATTGCAGCACATACTTTCTTTCAAAGAGATTAGCCAGAAAAGAAATGACGTGACAAGATTCAATCCAAAGGCTGCATACTGATGAAGAACACCGAGTGACAAGAGTAATTAACAAGGCGAAGGATCCATAAGAAGGTAAAAGTTTTGAATCAATACCTGTCCTGTAGATACTATGACAGGATCCCTCATTAGCTCTAATGAGATAGGACAACGAAAGTCATCTGGTATGACAAGGTTCTTCTGATTTCCCTCGGTCAAATTTTTCCCACTGCTACTTGCAGGAACAGACTTTTCCGTTGCAGTGGAGTCAATGTTAGGGTTTACTGTCAGCACAAAATCCTTAATCTTCTTCAATAGCATCGACATCTTCTCTATGCTTTCCTCTGGATCCCCACCAGTGTCAGAAACTAATTCATGCAAAGCCAGTGATTCTTGAGTTAAGTCAGATATGCCATCAAGCTGTAATTTTTCAACCAATCTCCTCAATACATCTGGATCTTCTGCAGCATCATTACTCTGGTTATAAAGGCACAAAAGATCATGGTGCAGCTCAACATCTGGCGCATCCACCCTTCCCTTCGCTCTTCTGAATTGAGCAAGAACGAGCTCAACCTGGAAAAGACAGTTTTAAATATAGAATAAGAGACTCCACATTCTCAATAAATTTCAGTAATACCAGACAAACATCTTCAAAAGCATTGGTGACATGAAATGTACCGTTGCAGTATATAAGTTCTCTGATGAAATCGTAACTTGTGACCATGAATGCATAAAAAAGCGTCCAAATATATGGCAGGGGCATGTATTTACCTGTTCCTTTACTTCATCTGATATATCGAGTTTTTCGAATGAAATGCCACTCAGAGCTTGCTCCAACTGAGCCGTGActtcttgaaatttaataatgatTTGCTCTCTCTCCAAGACCTGTAAATAGAGAAGAATCCTTCTAATTCTACAATTCATTTTAATGGGGAAAAAATTTTAATGGGGAAAAAACATGACCACATTAAcaagcaaaaattaatcacttgaGCAGAGGCAATTTAAAATTGCACAGCCATAAGGGAAATTAAGAGATTAATTTACTGTCATCAGTGGATAATCCTACGCTTTTAATGGACTATCTCAGTAAATTCCCATAATTCCTGCAGTAACGAGAATTTTGATGTCGTAAAATCTCAACCAAGATCCCCCAAACCCAAAACAATCTTGCATCAGACACGagataaatttcattttctttatgtTAACCTCATCGTCaccaaaataattcaaaagctAGCAAGGGCTAATCAACATCTCACCGTTCTCCAAACATTTTGCTACAAGCAACCCATACATGGTTAACTAAACAATATAAGAAGAATGTTTAAAACTCTTATCAGATACACGATTCAAGTTAAATTATCGAACAAAAATTGAGGAGATCAAATAAAACAAGGAAAAACATTATAAACTATGGCCACGTGATTAACTTGAAGAGGGAGAAAATGAATTGATTCCCAAAAATCAACAACAAAGTATAATAATGACCGTGCCATACCGACCAGATAAATCTTGCTCCCTTCGCTGCCAAACAGGAGCAATTCCTTAGCCGATTCAAGAGCTTTCACCAGAGAAGCTAATGCTATAATGGACTCCTCGGGGATCGACTCTTTGCTATCGCGAATCTCTTCAAACATTGGAGTCAACAGCTTCAGCCGCCGAGCTAGATTCATGTACTGCTTCCTCACGGCAGATCGGTACTCCGAAATCGCCGAGATTTCATTGACTATTTCAATCAGTTTCCGCGATAACGCGGCTTTATCCTCGTCCATTGTCTCAGAGAGATCTGAACAGAAATGTAGAATAtcttatatataaaaaccgAGTCTTGATTCGAGTAACAGACGGAGATTTGGAGTCAACGAACTGATCGGGTCAAGGGTCCGGGCGAGGATCGGATTCGGATCATGTCAGAGCCTTCTCGCCGGAGTTGAGTAGGATTTGTGATGCTTTTTTGGTTGGCAGTGAAGTATAGTGGAGCGTCTTCGTCTCCGTTTGGACTGGAATCATCAAATAGGAAAAAGTAATTGGATTTGCAACTTGATTCCACTATGTACGTActaaattatcaaaattcaatattaaatttaaatatcaagCAAAATTAtccaacttattttttaaaaattttaatatattgccAAGATTTTCTATTTATCTAACTACTTTTTCTTGATGTGTGCCGGTGAGAGTGAGACCACAAAAAAGTAAATGAAATATCCATTTGTAATCGAAACGGAATAACATTGGGCTTTTTGAGTGCATTAAGGAAAAGACTGGTGTTGGGTTTTCTTTGTGCCAACTACAGGTGAAAATTTGAAGTAGTTGCCATTTACATGTGTAGAAAAGTTACCAGATTTAGAAATGAGCAACGGAATAGGAAAAAAGGAGAGGTTTTGTTGCCATCTATTAATGCACATAATCGAGGTTTGGTTTTAATAAGTGATAAACTCTACATATAACTTTtcgacaaaaacttgtgtggtcgtattttgtgagacatatctcttatttgggtcatctacgaaaaagtattattttttatgctaatagtattactttttattgtgaataacggtagagttgacccgtctcacagataaaaattcgtgagaccgtctcacaaaaaacttatTGTAACTTTTCTATATGTTGGTGCGATTTATTAGACTTTGTACGTTTTGCCTTTGAATTTGTATCAAATTGGTAAACATAGAATCCAATGAAGAGAGATGCCatgaagacaaaaacttgtgtgagacggtctcacgggtcgtattttgtgagacggatctttatttgggttacccatgaaaaagtattactttttatgctaagagtattactttttattgtgaatattggtaggtttgacccgtctcacatattaagatccgtgagacggtctcacatgagactcactatACCATGAATTCCGGGTTATCAAACTGAGCGCTTTcgtttattaaaattaaaataaataaattcactCACAATATATATAGACAAATACGTTTGGTACTGTATATGCCTTGagtgtttaaaataaaatggtgtatatttaattttaaaataaataaagcagtgtataaaaataatgatattttaaatatcaatatttaagtgttaaaagtaatattattttagaaaaataagatGTATCAAGAGATTAACTGAAATTGTATTTGTCCCTCCTATCATTGTGATTAGAAAAATGATGAATAAAtaagataatataaaattatgtattttgattAGATAAATCAAAATGAGTTAGATTTATCAGATTGACGCGCTTACGGCTAATCTCGTCAAATGGTGAGTTGTGACAGGTTGTGAGTCCTCCTTATATAATTAACTAGCTAGCTTGCTGAGTAGGCCCGTCCTACCTCGCTTCGTCAGGTCAAATAAGTGGATTGAGTTGACAATTTCTCACTCATCTCAAATGATTAGTCAGACCGTACTGCTGACTCATTTTGATATCTCTAATTTTGATGACAAAGAGATAGAAATGACAGAATTTATTGTGAGTTTGGAGCCCCACGGGGAAAACTTGAAACAAAACGGGTTCGGGGCGCATTATCGGGTCTAAATAGGGATAACAAAGGACGGGATAGggtaaaatttggccaaatcaACAACCCGTACCTCATCACTTTTAGAACCGCCATGGGTCCGGATTGAACCAATTGGACAagcttaattttttaattatagcactacacaattaaaatttttaaaagtataaatcatcaaaattacatttcatatttgtattaattaGTCGTCATGCATGACATGTgaatcatataatatataaatattaagtgAATATAATGACAAAacctaaaaatttatttatatagaaaatataatattgaaattcaaattttatttacatgaaaatttgaaaacaaaacaatatgtagaaaaaatgaaattatatagAATATATATAGTTGGAGGAGGAAATACATGAGACTAGGGGAAGAGAAGTATGTTGGGAagtaaatttaaaatagtttgGTAATATTACATTAATGTCCTTCTctatattttgtttataattagAATGGAGGGTATTTAAGCCCATTCATTAAATGACCAAAATAGTTTTCTATGAGGATCGTGCATTATTAAATAGTAAagataatatttattgaaaaaaaatagaaaaaattatgATCACAAGTTAAAatctattaatttatattcaattataacaaaaaaaattgcataataatataattttatattaaacatATCATAATATAATACAATTATTTCAATCCTAAAATATAACGAATTAAAATTATGAACTAAGgtatttattattcaaaataataaaaaatagaattatattatgaataccatatatgtataaatataaaaacatatacaaTAAGTTGAGTGGGTGTGAGACGAGTTAACTAAATAATAAGACTCACCTCGTATTCGCTTGTTGACATGCTTCACCAGATCTAACCAAGCCGAACGGAACGAATTTAATATGGGACTGAATTCAATTGCCATCCCTAGGTATGGTTTCGAGTTCAGGGATTTTTAAATATCCGCAACAGATCAAGTATAGGTATGAAGATGTTACCATCATCTTCGACCCGtctaaatgatgatgatgatggtaataataataattaaaaaaatatgatggaATTACCTATTTTAGTATAGTATATACTTTTTAAATTACCCttcttttattaaatattatataatattgaattttataatttaagtaaTCCAAAAATGTccatttgtttgtttttttttatattttttctcaTCTCAATAGATTAATATAACTGAAATAagattcaaatttttaaaaaaattaaattaaattattgattatgcATTATTTTCTCTTCTTAATATTAATAATGAGaagttaaaataataatatttataaaaacatacaaaaatagaataataataataataataataagtaattaaGTATAGTACGTAGagacaataaataaattaatattaataatattaattaacataaaCACGATTAacgttattattatattataaatattttagttattaataactgatataattaatataattttaattatacatgaataataatttatttattgtttctaCTACTGATAAAACTATTGCACGACTAATAgtaacttattaattattattctaattatattatttaactaTATAAACTAATTACTTATCACTAacattattatgattattatacaactattattataattaataatggCAGTTATAATAATtactataataattaatattatcattatatattaataaaaattattataatgttaatataaaactgtatattatatttacatatgtccCGAAAATTCAAAAGAGAAATAAATGAAATATCTGAAATTTTCCCGTCGAGAGAGTCtttgattataaattttttgcTTGTTTGACGGCGATTGAGTGAGAATCTCGGCATGTGCTAGCAAAGCTAATCACAATCAACAAATTTCTTACTTATCTAGAAATTGTTCCCAAAAATCAAAaggaaattattaattttcttgaaaccaaAAGGGAATTATTTTCAGtttctaaattatttattttttgctttTGCGATAACTTTTCATGTAGAACTATCAATTCGAGTTGATGTTGGAAAATCCTAACTCGAGCCCGTGCAGATCGTGGGCCTAGATGGGCCAATTTGCGGTGGGCCGGCTTGGTTggaattttgttttaaaaaataaataaataaattgttttatatctaatatcaattaattacaatgaaataataataataatacaataatTCATTTTTCTCTCCAGTTTCACATGCATAATTACTCTATTTTGATGTTCTATATAGAAATATACACTCACCATTTTCTATAAATTACGcaactttcaaattttataactaatataattttaacaatatttattattttattttttttaaaaaataagagaaTTCTATCAATATATACTAATATTTATACAGGTGGTCctgtttaataataataatactagtGGATCTAATGTGAGACAGGCTCACGGAtcattatctgtgagacgggtcaaccctactcatattcacaataaaaagtaatatttttcatggatgacctaaataagatatccgtctcacaaatacgacccgtgagatcgtctcacacaagtttttgtctaataataataataataaaagtgtTTGAAATAGTTTGTCCGAAGGGTGGATGCGAGCTAAGGGTAGTGGGCCCTGACCACCATTAAAACTGTCTTTTAAAGTTTTGTAATAATTCGACGAATACtccaaatcaaaatttgaatttgatgttGACATTTTTGTTGATTGATTGAGAATTTTGGCATTCTTAAATTCAAATCTCGCAGTTGATTTGTTCATTGAttgattgtttatttatttatttatttttgagttgGAAGATAATATTTTATACATGAATGAATATGTTTACAAAAGTTGTCTTACATTAAGTGTCgtgttaaaaattaataataataataaaacacgATGAAAAAGGTTTAAGAAACTTCAATATTTCAACTTTATTAGCAAAGGTTGAAAAAAGTTTATGATCCACTTATTCAAAAAGCACTTCTAAAGATTAATAGAACACataatatttctttgatttcatgtgaaaaataatatgaaatcgCTCCTTTCtatgtttctttttttctcTGGTGGGATCCTATTAAATTATATGGTTTGAGAGTTGAAATGtgaaattttctcaaaaatatgaaatcgCTCCTAtctatgtttcttttttttaaaaaatttttgaaagataAGAAATTATTTCTGTCTTAATTTAGTTTTTTCTAAACATAAATTTACGTATTTTTCTACAATCTCATTTCatcaattcaaaaataaatgtatCAGTATGTAATTATCTGTCATTCCCTttcccccttttttttttaaaaaaaatcctacctaattaaataacaaaattggCTCACTCGTGATTGCAAAGTAATGATGAAAAAGGTTTTTGCTTGTAACAATTATTACAACACAATAGAGTTTTTAAGGCTAACTGGCACAATAATTAGTAAGACTTGCCAAATAATGAGCAGCATCATTCACCGGTAATCATGCAAGGAGGACCAATTTACATTTTGTATAGTAGTATATGtttatatttgtattaatttttcttaaatttttatatatacatatatggtATTCCatccaaaacatatttataggattattaattttgatgttttattaaaaattatagctAATGATAaaagtgcaactcaaatattttaaactataaaACAACTCAAGTGTCATGTTTCGATTGATATCTCGAGTAAGAGTAAGTCttttataaaaagtaatacttttagaaATCATGAATTATCTTAAACATCTTATAAGTTTTCAGAATTTATAGAATGTTTTAGTTTCTCGTAAACTCTAAGATCTTAGTTTAAAACTAAACTCCTAAAAAAAGTGAATAGATATTATTAATTGTACATCAAAAAGCCGAAAGGAAAAAGTAAATTAAATGGGGGGAGAAAAAGTGAAAAACATAATAACGATAATAGATTTGGAAATATTAATTTAGAGTGTTATATTAAAGTTATTTTGAATAACtttatggcaaaaacttatgtgagacgatctcacgggtcgtattttgtgagacaaatctcttatttgaattattcatgaaaaaaatattactttttatactaagagtattactttttattgtgaatatcgatagggttgacccgtctcacaaataaagattcgtgagaccatctcacaagagacctactcaaactttatatataatattttctttctaaAGTTATTTATAAATTGTAGTAacttatttttatgtattatacgctatgtttcaaaacaaaaaaaaaaaaagaagagaaaactTACCAAATAGtaacaaatatttaataagtTTGTGGATATattatgcattattttaaattctagaATAATTTGCACCTTATTATTTTGACCAAGCTTTAGGCTGGATGtaaacattttataaatttcaaaaaataaaatttatgttcCTAAaacaatttgattattttttaaaaaaaacaccacTTGCTCGACCGGTAATTCAATCAATTTACTCCAACTCATTTGACAAATAAGTTCGGTTAATTCGAATTTTTTCCCATCCCCTATTCTCATTTCTCAGTTAGTACTGGAAGGCTCAACAAAGCCACGAACATAATCTCTGTAATGTCATGAACTGATAAACATAACAGAatcaaaaataaattctaaaaagaATTAGCCTAAACCACTTAATTTTCATCTGACAAGGGATCTGTGCCGCAGACAAGATTCATTCTTCAAGATTCTGGATAGGAAATCAATGCAACTGAAGTACCTGTGACTCTTGAACTCCGTGAATCTTTAATGACAAAATCTTGAACTGAACCTCCATTATTTAGTCTCATTTTTCCCGGCTTCCTCCATTAACAACCTCTTTATGAACTTATCCTCAGCATCTTTCAAGAACTTGAACTTTGGAGGAGGAGAAGACGTCAATCTTTTTAATTCTGCTTCCGTGAAGGATTCGAAGAGAGGATTGAACCCATGATTACTGTAAGAATCCAAGGATGCTGGATTCTTAACAGTTGGTGAAGATAAAGGGGTGAGAAAAGGGGtgccatctataaaaacaaggTCACTCAAACTTCTTGTTCTTGACCCTTTTCTGCTACTCTTTTCGCCTTTCGATTTCCCATCTTCTGACTCCAAATCCTCCTTATTTTCCTCCTTAATAGTGAAGAGAAATCTTGGGGGGCCACAGAGATTGTGCAGCCTCATTAACTCAGTCTCCACGCCCTCTTCACCATAGTTTTTCAAGCCCAAATCTTTATTTGACCCCAATTCCAAATCTTGCTCTTGCTCTTGTTGGTTTCTCACTGAATTTGTTAGTTCTATACTGCTGTTAAATGAATTGGGCCCCTTCCAGCAGAAGAGAGATGAAAAATCCTCGATTCCTCTGTTACTAATATTGGCCACTCTCTTTTTCCAGCACAACAAATAGTAGAGCTCTGCCACCAGCCCGACGAGTATGAAACCAAACACAAAACTCAAACCAATGCCTAAACCACTAAAAGATCCCATCTTTACAAAAACCCAGTTCTATAAATGTCtcattttctcatatttttgcACAGATTTGAACTAAAGCCCAAAAGTTCAAACCCCGACTAGGTTTTCCTTAAAGATATTTCCTtctgaaattaataaaatacaccACTAGTGGTAATACTCTTGGCaagaacaataataataaaaaaaaaagggccGGGCAGCCACTTTTCTTGAAATCTTATGATTGTTTACAGTTTGGATTCAAAAGCATAGACCGACCTAACGACACCCTTCCACTCCCCTAAATGCAAGTACGATTCCAGAATGTAAAGCATACTTTCGAGAACTTTACATAAagtcataaaattaaatattgccTCAGATACACGCCTTGGCCTGTGAGATTCTACGTgtggagaaaaaaaaatctgacCTTTTTCAGCATTCTAGTCCATGAATAATAAACTCGGGAACTAGCAGCCTCAAAGCAAGAAGGAACGAGTGATGAAAATATTCGTTTGGAAAACAGGAAagggattttaaaaaaaaaaactccggAAAAATAATTGAAGCCGGGTGATTTCTCCGAAAGCTAGACTGGCAAAGGAGAGGGTGTGTGTATAGAATAGTTGGGGGGGTCACATCTTCACCGGATATTTCACATGGGCTTGCTCTTGGCTCATTCTTGCATTAATCTATGGAAACAAGCATACAAAAGTTAGTCTTTAATTTCCTATTTCATTTGGTatcatacaaaataaataaatattaatggcATGTTTGTATCTTTCGTACAATCAATGGTTTTGTCTTACTGATTATGTTACTTTATCTTCTGCTGCCGCAGTCCTTTTTGTATCTTTATTTAACTTAATCCATTACAAATTCGAATAATAagtcacatatttttattcacaaattatttaacttaattagTAAAGTCTTTTTAAGAATACATTACAACATTAATTATAGTGAAATGGTTGTGGTTATGACTGAATGATTATAAGAAGCATTTATTTAAACTAAAGTTGATATAAAGCCAAGATTCATAAAACCTAGTAAGTATAGTGGTTCAAATTAATTTAACTATGATTTCACAATTATCTTAATTGATGTGGAAGAGAATAGAAAGCTATTTGTAGTTTGTAATCCTTCAAAAATTGGTTTGAGTATATTTGTAGAATAATGTTATCAATTTAACTCTCATGATTGTTTTTAGTGTGAAACTTATGATATTATCATATATGTGTAAGATCCAAAATTACAAGATTCACAAATCAATAAAGGAATTTCCCTTGCATCAATACAAAGAAAGTGTGGGaggaaatagaaaaaaaaaaagccaatGAATGTGCAGTGACATTCGTCGTTCGTCGAGTATTTTGagtgattatgtattttattgaTCCATTAACCGTCATATATCTGTTGCAAAGGTGTCAACGTAACTGAGATCCTTATGGTTGCGTTACGATTTAATAACTATCTTTGTAGCTCTAGAATGCTTGCAGCGccaataaaaaatttgatgtGATTTGGTTAATTTAAAGGTTATGTTTCTGCACGATCCTAATGCTGGTTAATTTAAAGGTTATGTTTCTGCACGATCCTAATCCCAGCATCGTGGGCGGAGAATTCTCCATAAACAACAGAAGGGGTGTTTCTATCTTCTTCCCAAAAGCCAACAGCGGTTGACCATCATGGTAACAAATCATCCCCCATATGGCAAAGCTGTTTGAATTCTCATCATATGCCGCATCCACGTCCAGCCTCATACGGTGAACTGGTAGCACCGTCCACAGTCTTGGGGCGGTCGAGGAGTTGCTATTCTTGGGGTTTTGAAGATCGAGCTCCTGACATTCTAGAAATCTCACAGAAGTGCCTATCagaaattttaaatggaatAAAATGTTCCGAAGTATAGTACCACAAGTTAAATTTGGAAATTAGAATTCCGAATATGTTGCTGAGGAATATAGAGACTCGGAAAATATGTTTGGAAGGAAATATTCTTACTGGAAATATTGCGAGTCATAATGTGCTTATTCTAAAGATGTCATTAACTCATTTTGATCCAAGATttctattttaaattctaaCAAAGACAGTTTCTTTTGATTGTTTCATCcataatgacaataaacaaAAGTCAAGATCAATCTTTATCTCGTGATGACTTATTTTGAAGAAAccatttttttgtcaaaatcaGTTGTATGTCGTAATAGAGTTACGAGTCCAAAGagtctaaaaatt
This genomic interval from Primulina huaijiensis isolate GDHJ02 chromosome 14, ASM1229523v2, whole genome shotgun sequence contains the following:
- the LOC140957859 gene encoding uncharacterized protein, with protein sequence MGSFSGLGIGLSFVFGFILVGLVAELYYLLCWKKRVANISNRGIEDFSSLFCWKGPNSFNSSIELTNSVRNQQEQEQDLELGSNKDLGLKNYGEEGVETELMRLHNLCGPPRFLFTIKEENKEDLESEDGKSKGEKSSRKGSRTRSLSDLVFIDGTPFLTPLSSPTVKNPASLDSYSNHGFNPLFESFTEAELKRLTSSPPPKFKFLKDAEDKFIKRLLMEEAGKNETK